The Prionailurus bengalensis isolate Pbe53 chromosome E2, Fcat_Pben_1.1_paternal_pri, whole genome shotgun sequence region CAGGAGGGCAATCTGGTCCTCGCGGCCCAGCTGCAGGAAGCCAGGCACCTGTTTGGCAAAATCCACAATCTCCTGGACTGAGATGATGGCTAATTCCGTGAAGTGGGCGAAACGCTGCTGGCGTGCATCACGGGACTGGGGGTCCGCGCCCAGGGGCCAGGGCTAGGGCCAAGGGGGGTCAAGGTTATTCACAGATTCCTCCAATGAGCCCGAGGCCCCTAGGAGAATGCGCCCTAGGAGACCCTCCTCTCCAAGGCCCCGCCCTCTGGAACCTTGTTCCCTCCCCATGCCCTGGGCTGCAGCCCTGATGGCTTTCCCCCAACTGGCCTCATCACCCTTCAAGGCTGCGGGAGGGGCAGTACCGTGACTTTGGGCTGGTCGGAGAAGGAGCGTTTGTTGCACTGCAGCTGAGCCGCCACCAACTGCTGGATCATTAGTTCCTGAGCGGCTGTTAACTGGACACCCTCGCCTTCCCCGGAGCCCTGGCCACCTCCGTCAGACCCTCCAGGGGAAGCCCCAGGCCCAGAGGCTGAGCTGCTGCCACCCGAAGGCCCCACAGGTgactgttgctgctgctgctgctgctgctgctgcttccgaATCTTCTTCTTTCGGATCTGTTCTTCTGACAGGACGCCTATTCGGGACACAGAGGCCTCAGCGGTGGCCCCAGAGCTGGGCACGGGCCAGGCGAGCACGGCGCCCTCCCCAGCACTCACACTGCTCTCTCATCCCGGCCTCCTTGCATTTGCGAAGCCGGCACTGCTGGCACTTGCGCCGCATGAAGGCGTCCATCTGGCAGGTTCCGCCGCCCCGGCAGGCGTAGCGCCTGGCCCCGCCTCGGACCACGCTGCGCCGGAAGAAGCCCTTGCAGCCTTCGCAGCTGAGCACGTTGTAGTGGAAGCCGGAGGCCTTGTCCCCGCACACGCGGCACAGCTCGTGGCCCAGCATCTTTGGAGCCGGGCCCTTCTTTCGCTTGCGCTCCGGTTCCTCTGCCGGGTCTGGGACGACTGGGGTGGGCGGAGAGAAGCCATGAAACAGACAGAGcccccaaaagaaacagcagcCAGAGGGCCATCCCCACGACACAGAAGACACAAAGAGCCAGTGTATAGGGGGTGACCAGGGAGACGGCAATTCAGAAGGAAAGATGTGTGAaccccaaagaacaaataacaaaagatgtcaagcaggaaaaaaatacactcacaggcaaagtgaaggaaaaaaagaagtgacaagAAGAAgcggaagaaaaaaaatcaacaagaaactGGGGCCTCCCATTctgattttttatctttctccctTCCTAGATCTCCCCTCAAGGCCCCCCATATCCATCCCGAGCCCCTGTCCCTGGGCCCCATCTCACCCTCGCTGCAGGCTGAACGGGCCCAGTCATCGCCTGGGACATCGGGGTCTGGACCCACAGGCCACAGTTCAGGACCCTCCTCCTTTATAGCTGGTGAAGAAGAGGGTGCGCTGGGTTGAGGCGGGCCATTTCCTGGGAGAGGGAAGCACAGTGAGTTTCTCCTGCCAAGTGTGCAATGGGAGAGGGACTGGGCTGGGAAAGGGGTCGCTCACCAGGCAAGGGGGTGTCCCGGGAACtggtggtgggagtggacatGGTGGAGTCACGGAGCAACCTGCAGAATATAGGGGGACTGAGAACCTTGTCGGGCCAGGTAGGGTCAGGTTAGGCCAGCCCCAGGTCTCCAAGGATGCACCActttcttccatctctccagACTCCTCCTTTACTGCACAcagaccccaccccaggcccctgccGCCCTGTAAAACCTCTCCTCCGATTCTGACAGACCCCACCCACGATTGCTCCAGATCTTCCGGCTGGGTCTCAAGCCCTGCCCTCACTTAGACCCCGCCCCTCGTGTAGGCTCCACCCACTCCGGATCCTGCCCACTCCCTCTTCAGGTACTGCCCTTTCTGCTTCAATCGTGCTCCGCCCTAACTTCCCCCTTCCCACCAAGTTCACCCTGCCTCCTCTTACTCCCCACCTCTGCTGAAGAAGCACCCCCAACTCCCATTCtgaccccacctcctccccatctTTTCCTTCTAGGTCCCGCCCGACCCTTGTAGCTTGCACCCTCACTCTATCCACAATGCCCCGCCCCGCCACTTTGCCCCGCCCCATCGGTACCCCTCCCTCCAGGTCCGGCCCCATCCCCTCCCATCCTGCCCCGCCTCCACCTCCTCCCATCACGCTCCGCCCCCATACCTCGCTCCAGGTCCCGCCCCTCTCCGAACAccagtggggggcggggctcaTGGCTGCGCGCGAGGGTCCCGTGGGCCGCCTCTCGCGGGGGTCTCTTACTCCCGTTGCCCTGGAAACAGCCGGAGACAGCGCGAGCTACGGAAGGGAGGgcgggggaaggagagaaaggggctgagcGGGGGCAGCGCGGAGAACGCCGGGAAGCCCCGGGCCCGGGACGCCTCCCGCATCTTCCCATACTCTAGTGCACCTGCCTCGGTCCCCttgctctgcttctcttcctcctcctccgtaGCCCCTGGCACGCCGCCGCTTCTCGGATCCCCTCAAAAGTAACTTCGCCACTTCTTCCGGCAACCCCGCCGTGCGTCACTTTAGGAAAGGGGCGGGTAGTCTGGAGTGACGGACTTCCGGTCCGCCTAGGACTAGCCAAATCGGCTGCCCCGCACGGAAGTCGTACGGTCACCGGAAGTTTACCCTCCGGGGTAGCTCCGCCGGAGCCAGACAGA contains the following coding sequences:
- the NR1H2 gene encoding oxysterols receptor LXR-beta — translated: MSTPTTSSRDTPLPGNGPPQPSAPSSSPAIKEEGPELWPVGPDPDVPGDDWARSACSEVVPDPAEEPERKRKKGPAPKMLGHELCRVCGDKASGFHYNVLSCEGCKGFFRRSVVRGGARRYACRGGGTCQMDAFMRRKCQQCRLRKCKEAGMREQCVLSEEQIRKKKIRKQQQQQQQQQQSPVGPSGGSSSASGPGASPGGSDGGGQGSGEGEGVQLTAAQELMIQQLVAAQLQCNKRSFSDQPKVTPWPLGADPQSRDARQQRFAHFTELAIISVQEIVDFAKQVPGFLQLGREDQIALLKASTIEIMLLETARRYNHETECITFLKDFTYSKDDFHRAGLQVEFINPIFEFSRAMRRLGLDDAEYALLIAINIFSADRPNVQEPSRVEALQQPYVEALLSYTRIKRPQDQLRFPRMLMKLVSLRTLSSVHSEQVFALRLQDKKLPPLLSEIWDVHE